CGAAGATCTTGTCGTCGAGATCCTGCTGGCCGGAGTAGCCCTTCGACCCCAAGATCCCGGTGACCAGGAACGGCTGGCCGTTGATCCGAATGGTCTTTCCGACCAACTCGGCGGAGTCGCCGTCGACCAGGTCCGCGGCGACGCTGGTGCCGACCACCGCGACGCGGCGGTGGGCCAGGTAGTCCGCGTCGGTGAACAGCGAACCGGCGGCGATCGTGTCGTTGTTGATCGTCAGGTACGCCGGAGTGGCGCCGATGATGATCTGGGTGGTGTGCGAGGAGCTGCCGAGCACGGTGGGGACCGAGCGCACGACGACCGCCGGGGTCACCCCGGTCACGTGGGGCGTCTCGGGGTTGTCGACGACCGCCGCCGCGTCTTCCATGGTCAGCACCGGCTTGCGGTAGCGGGTGTTGTTGTCCGGCGAGGCCTTCAGCCCGAGCATGCGCCGCGCCTGGGCCAGGAATGCGCTGCCCTGGCCGCCGGCGACCGTGGCGGTCGGCAGCACGAAGAGGCTGTTGGAGCCGAGTCGGTTGATCGAGGCCTGGACGGCGGCGTTGGAACCGGTGCCGACCGCGACCAGGGTGATGACCGAGGCGACGCCGATGATGATGCCGAGCATGGTCAGCAGCGAGCGCATCTTGTTCGCCACGACGCCCGTCCAGGCGAAACGCGCGCTCTCTTTTAGCCTCATCACGGAATCATGCACTGCAACGCCCGAAAAGCCCCAGCCCAGCTGTCCTGATCTGGGCAGGAACGCCCCGAACCGGTGGGCCCGGGGTAATCGGCGCTCCAAGGCGCCACCAAGATCAACAGGGAACTATCGCGCTCGGGCTGACGTCTGAATCGGTGTAGGCGCGACCATGGCGGTCGGAACAGGGGGCTGGGGTGGCGCGATCCGTGGGGCTGCGGCGGCTTGCCCGAGCGGTGCCCGCGCTCACCTCGGCCCTCGTCCTGGCCGGTTGCGGCAGCGGTTCGACGTCGGGGGTCAGTGTCCCGACCGCGCCGGCCGCTGCGAGCTCGACGGCGGGCATGGCCGGGATGGCCATGGGGACCACGACCCCGACGTTGACGCCCGATGCGGGCGCCACCGGGGCGCCGGTCGCGGCGGCCACCCTGGGCTCGATCGCGGACTCCCTGAACTCGATCTCCGGTGTCAGCTACACGTTCACGGTCGGCGGCAGCGACATGATGTCGGCCTGGCCGAACGGGCAGGGCACCCTGGGCGGCTCCCCGATCGCGCTGGATGCCAAGGTCACCAAGCTGATGACGATGGGCTACGACTCCGGCTCGATGGAGTTCCGGTCGGTGGGCGGGCAGCTCTACGTCCAGTCGGTCCGGTGGGACTCCGGTCGCAGTTGGGCGGTCGTCCCGGCCAACGCCTCGGGAAATGCGGCGGCCACCGGCCTGCAGACCCAGCTCGACCAGCTCGACCCGCGGGTCGAGCTGAAGCTGCTGCAGGCCTCCCGGAACGTGCACCTCACCACCGAGGGCACGAGCCTGCCGAGCACCTCGCACTACGTCGGTGAGGTCAGCGCCGCCGAGCTGGCGAGCACGACCGCGCTGGACTCGACCGCCCGCGCCGCGCTCGGCCAGATCTACCCGTCGCTGTCCATCAAGCCGCTCTCGGTCGACGTCTGGGTCGACTCGCAGCAGCGTCCGGTCCGGCTCGAGATCATCTCCCCGACGCCCGGCGGCGGGCTGGACCTGACCATGAACTTCACCGGCTACGGGACCCCGGTGACGATTCCGACGCCGTCCCCGACGATCCCGCTGCCCGCCAACTCCTGACGGGCTCCGAGCCGGCCTCGGCGCGGCCGTCGGCGGCCATCCACAGCACGACGGTCACCGCGAACGCGATCACCAACCACAGGTGCGGCGACTCCTGCGGCGTCGAGGTCCGGCCTTGTGCGATGTCGCGGACGCTCACCGCCGCGGTGAGCCCGACCGCACTGGCCAACGTCGGGAGCAAGGCCTCGGACGCGACCGGCCGGCACGCGGCCGTCAGCAGCCCGACCGCGGTCGCGATCTGCCAGGCCGCCAGCTCCCGGTCCGCGGTGCTGGGGATGCGCAGACCCTCGATGCCGTAACGGATTCCCACCAACGCGAGCAGCACCAGCCCCCACCGCAGCACCGGGACGAGCCGATTGGGCCGGTGCCGGGGCGGCAGCGGCGGACGGACGTCCGGTGCTGTGTCAGGCGGCGCGGTGGAGGCGGGCACGGTGGCCGGTGCCGCCGCCCACCCACGCGGTGCGGCGCGGGTCCGGCGGAGTCGACGAACGGTTCAGCCGAGCGATGGCGGCCAACGCGGTGACGCCGGCTACCAGCAACGCGTGCGGCCACTCCTGCGAGATCGCCACGGTGCCCAACGCGAAGTCGTGGGCGATCACCATGACGGTCAGCAGGGTCGCGACGCTCAGCATCGGGAGCATCTGCGCCGCCCAGCGCGGCCTGGCGGCGACGGACAGGAATCCCACCGCCGAGGCGGCCTCCCACGTGCCCAACTCGCCGACGGCGTGCCACGGCCCGAGCAGTTCGGGGGCCGCCAGCCCCATCTCCAGCGCGGCGACCAGCACCAGCACCCAACGGAGCAGCACCGTTGCCCGACCCGGCTGCGGCCGATCGGCCGCCCACTGGTCGAGGATCGCGGCGGTCAGGTCCGGGACCGGCTCGCTGGCGTGCACCCGCGTCGCGCGGTGCACCCGGCGCGTACCGGCCTCGAAGGCGGCACACTCCGCGCATCTGCGCAGATGCGCCTGCAGCAAGGACTCCTCGACCCCGAGCGGTTCGCCGTCGGCCCCCGCCGAGAGCGCTTCCCGCCACATCTCGCATCCCATACCGGAGGAGTCGTCGGCGCCGTCCCGGCGGTTCCACGACGTTGATGAGGGCGACTTGGAGACCACCTGAAGGAGCAAAAGGTCAAATCTCCCCCCGAACCAGGCAAATCCGGCCGAATCGGGGGAACTTGAACTTTCTGCCCGGCGACCTGCACCGTGTCCGAGTACCGGAATTTTCCGGACGAGGATCCTCGGGCACCCGCCCCCGGTGCCCGCTTCGATCAGCAGGAGGCAGAAGTTGAGTACGGAGTCCTCTCGTCCGATCCGCGGCGTCCGACTCGGACGTACCGCCGCGGTCCCGGCTGCGGCCGCCGCTCTGGTCGTCCTGATGGCGGCGGCAGCCTCGGCGCACGTGACCGTGCACAGCCCCGGTGCGCAGGAAGGCGGCTCTGCCACGCTGACGTTCAAGGTCCCCAACGAGGAGGCCGACGCCAGCACCAAGCAGGTCGAGATCGACCTGCCCACCGACACTCCGTTGACCGGCGTGACCGCCCAGGCACCGGCCGGGTGGACCAGCCAGGTGAGCCCGGACAAGATCGTCTTCTCCGGTGGCACCATCAGCGGTGACGACTCGGTGCAGTTCCCGGTAAAGGTCGACAAGTTGCCGATGTCCCCGACGATCGTATTCAAGGCGCTGCAGACCTACAGCGACGGCAACGTCGTGCGCTGGATCGAGCAGGCGCCCGCCGGCGCCCCCGAACCGGCCCACCCGGCACCCACGTTGAAGTTGCAGCCCGCGGCAAAGGCCGCAGCCGCCCCGACCGCGAAGGCCGCGGCTACCAGCGCGGCGCCCGCGCCGAGCAAGGCCGCCGCGCCGAGCAAGGCCCCCGCGCCGAGCAAGGCCCCCGCGCCGAGCATGGTCAAGGCGGGCACCGGCGGGCAGGCCTCCGAGGGTTCCTCGACCGTCCCGGTCGTCCCGTTGACGGCCCTGGGTGCTGGTCTGGGCGTGGCCGCGCTGGCTGCGCGTCGACTCGTCCGCCGCTGAGCCGCCGGCCCGAATGACGGACAAGACGCCCCGCCGCACCGGGTCCGCGCCCAGCGGTCCGGGTGCGCGGTTGGCGTTGGCCGCCGGGGCGCTGATCGCCGGCTACGGCGCGATCATGGCACTCCCGGCGGCTCCACCCGCAGCCTCGAGCGGCATCAGCGTGGCCGCCGAATCGCCCGCTGCGCCGATGCCGACGCCGGACCCGTCAGCCGCCCCGGACGACTCGGCCGCGCCGCACCAGTTGACGCTGCCGGAGCTCGGCGCGGGCGCACCGGTCCTGCCGGTGACCACCGCCGCCGACGGCAGCCTCGGCATCCCGGACGACCCCACGATGCTCGGCTGGTGGCAGGGCGGCGCGAAGCCCGGCGATGCGTCCGGGGCGGTGGTCATCGACGGCCATGTCGACTCGGACAAGTACGGCATCGGCTTCTTCGTCAACCTGCGCCGACTGCGCGACGGAAACCACGTCCTGCTCGCCGACGGCTCGGGGACCGTGACCCGCTGGCGCGTGGTCGACTACAAGAAGTACCCGCGCGACCTGCTGCCCGCCGACCAACTGTTCACCACCGACGGCCCGCTGCGGCTGATCCTGGTCACCTGCGGCGGCGTCTTCGACCACGCCAGCCACTCCTACCCCGACAACCTGGTGGTGCTCGCGGTCCCCGACCCGGCTTGAGGCGGGCAATGTCCCCGCACGCAGCAGGTACTCCGCGGCAATCCAAGTCGCGGACGCTACGTTGTCCCGCAACGGCATGATCGGCCGGCGGGACAGTGTGGTGGAGGAACCTGATGGGCAAGAGCGGTAAGCCGGACAGCGACCGTGCCCGGAAGATCGCGGAGATGCGGGCGGCCCAGAAGCGCTCGGAACGCAAGCGGAAGTTCGTGTTCGGAGGACTGGTCGTGGTCGTGGTCGGCGTGATGGGCGCCGGCATCGGGATCGGCGTCGCGAACAAGGGTGGCGGGGACAAGAACAAGCCCGACCCGGCCGCTTCGGCCGCCCCGTCGGGCACCGGCCCGGAGGGCATCCCGCTGGAGGCCGGCACCGTGCTGGCCGGTCTGGAGAAGGCGGCCAGTGGAGCCACCGTCAACGGCGTCAGTTGCGACGCGTCCGAGCAGGTGGCCTACCACATCCACACCCACCTGGCGATCTACGTCAACGGCACCCTGCGCCCTGTGCCGACCGGCATCGGGATCGTGACTCCGCAGATCACGCAAGGTCCCGGCGGCCCGTTCGCCGCGGCCAGCAAGTGCTACTACTGGCTGCACACGCACACCAACGACGGCATCGTCCACATCGAGTCGCCGACCCCGAAGACCTACACGCTCGGGGACTTCTTCGCGATCTGGGGCCAGCCGCTGAACGCGAACGCCGTCGGCAGCGAGACCGGTGCCGTCACCGCCTACGTGAACGGCACGAAGTTCACCGGCGACCCGGCCACGATCCCGCTGGGCTCGCGCACCGCGATCCAGCTCGACGTCGGCAGCGACTACCCGTTCCAGACGGTCGACTGGTCCAAGTCCCAGCTCTGATCCGCGCCCCCGGGGGAAGACCCCCGTAACCGGGAACCGGTGGGCGGTTCCGGACGACTTGTGCTCAAGAGGGTCCGGCTCGAACCCGACCGGCAGGGTCGGGCCCTCTTCGGGACTCGTCGATCGGCACGGCGCGGGAGCCACAGTGGAGAGCGACATCGCGGGTTGCTGCGCGGACCAGTCCGGCCGCCACCTCGAGCCACCGGGCGAGCACTCGCGCGGTTACACGGTCGACAAGGAGGTCTGGCTCAAGCGCCTGCGCCGCATCGAGGGCCAGGTCCGGGGGCTGGGCCGGATGGTCGAGGAGGACGCCTACTGCATCGACGTGCTGACCCAGGTCTCGGCGGCCACCAAGGCGCTGCAGGCGGTGGCGCTGGGCCTGCTCACCGAGCACCTCGGCCACTGCGTCGCGCACGCCGGCCCCGGCCAGGACGGCATCGACGCGAAGGTCCGCGAGGCCTCCGAGGCGATCGCGCGGCTGGTGCGGTCCTGAGGATGCGGGTCAAGGCTCTGGGCAGCGCCGCGGCAGCGGTGGTGCTCGCGTCGACCGCCGCGGGGTGCGGCGGGCACAGCGGCCCGGACGTCGCGCAGGCCGTCGGCGAGTCCATGCCCGGCATGAAAATGGCCGCCTTCGAGGGCGACGGCCGCACGAACACCGTCGACGGCTACTCGCTGGTCGACCTGCACGCCCCGAACAAAGCCGGCCAGGCCGGGACGCTGAGCTTCGTGATCAACGGTCCGACCGGCAAGCCGCAGACCGATTTCACGCTCCAGCAGACCAAGCTGCTGCACCTGTACGTCGTCCGTGGCGACCTGACCGGCTTCGAGCACGTCCACCCGAGCCTGGACCCGAAGACCGGGAAGTGGTCGGTGCCGATCACGTTCGCGAGGCCTGGTCCGTACCGACTGGTCGCGGAGTTCGAGGCGTTGAAATCCGACGGAAACTTCGCCGACCGTATTCTCGGCTCCGACCTGCGTATCCCCGGCACCTACCGACCCACCCCGTACACCCCGACCTACGGCACGGCCTCCGTGGCCGGCTACACGGTGGGCCTGGACCAAACCGCGAAGGCCAACGGTCCGAACCTGCATCTGCACTTCACTCAAGGCGCTCGCGGTGTCGGCGATCTGCAGCAGTACCTGCAGTCGTACGCGCACGTCACCGGCTTCCGGAAG
This genomic window from Sporichthyaceae bacterium contains:
- a CDS encoding ABC transporter permease; protein product: MRLKESARFAWTGVVANKMRSLLTMLGIIIGVASVITLVAVGTGSNAAVQASINRLGSNSLFVLPTATVAGGQGSAFLAQARRMLGLKASPDNNTRYRKPVLTMEDAAAVVDNPETPHVTGVTPAVVVRSVPTVLGSSSHTTQIIIGATPAYLTINNDTIAAGSLFTDADYLAHRRVAVVGTSVAADLVDGDSAELVGKTIRINGQPFLVTGILGSKGYSGQQDLDDKIFANESAVADSLYGYYPPGQSPLSALDVQVEPGHSADAQIEVTKLLLKRHQVDMANPDFVVFNPSAVLAAGSSANKTLTILLAAVAGISLLVGGIGVMNIMLVSVTERTREIGIRKAIGGNRRDIIAQFLGEAVILSMIGGTIGVVIGVTVAHFPIAGVQPQIAPYSIYLAFGVSLFTGLFFGFYPASRAASLRPIEALRYE
- a CDS encoding zf-HC2 domain-containing protein; its protein translation is MWREALSAGADGEPLGVEESLLQAHLRRCAECAAFEAGTRRVHRATRVHASEPVPDLTAAILDQWAADRPQPGRATVLLRWVLVLVAALEMGLAAPELLGPWHAVGELGTWEAASAVGFLSVAARPRWAAQMLPMLSVATLLTVMVIAHDFALGTVAISQEWPHALLVAGVTALAAIARLNRSSTPPDPRRTAWVGGGTGHRARLHRAA
- a CDS encoding YcnI family protein — its product is MSTESSRPIRGVRLGRTAAVPAAAAALVVLMAAAASAHVTVHSPGAQEGGSATLTFKVPNEEADASTKQVEIDLPTDTPLTGVTAQAPAGWTSQVSPDKIVFSGGTISGDDSVQFPVKVDKLPMSPTIVFKALQTYSDGNVVRWIEQAPAGAPEPAHPAPTLKLQPAAKAAAAPTAKAAATSAAPAPSKAAAPSKAPAPSKAPAPSMVKAGTGGQASEGSSTVPVVPLTALGAGLGVAALAARRLVRR
- a CDS encoding class F sortase, producing MTDKTPRRTGSAPSGPGARLALAAGALIAGYGAIMALPAAPPAASSGISVAAESPAAPMPTPDPSAAPDDSAAPHQLTLPELGAGAPVLPVTTAADGSLGIPDDPTMLGWWQGGAKPGDASGAVVIDGHVDSDKYGIGFFVNLRRLRDGNHVLLADGSGTVTRWRVVDYKKYPRDLLPADQLFTTDGPLRLILVTCGGVFDHASHSYPDNLVVLAVPDPA
- a CDS encoding metal-sensitive transcriptional regulator, with protein sequence MAGCCADQSGRHLEPPGEHSRGYTVDKEVWLKRLRRIEGQVRGLGRMVEEDAYCIDVLTQVSAATKALQAVALGLLTEHLGHCVAHAGPGQDGIDAKVREASEAIARLVRS